Genomic segment of Caretta caretta isolate rCarCar2 chromosome 4, rCarCar1.hap1, whole genome shotgun sequence:
CAGAGATTTTATCCATTAAAATGTTGGAAATTATTTTGtgcaaataaaacattattacagaaaactatgacacctgaaaagcaaaacatGGTTCAGTGAGCAGAGAGACGAGGCCAGAAATCCCACACGGGACCCTCCAATTGCCAGAGAAAAGCTAGGGAGGGGTTGACTGGTTCTTGTagggagacagagcagagctcaTCCGTCTTTCTCTCGGGGGTCCCCTCAGGCCGTGGCACGGACTCCACCAGGCTCAGTTAAGCTGCAGAAGTTAAACACAGGCAACGTCTGTCAAAGGGAACCTGCCATCATGTTTTGCAATGACAGTGCAGGCTGCGGTCGGGGCGGTCGCCCTAGTGGCTGCAGGGTTCAGTGGACAAAATCTCTAGCCCCGCTGACAAAGCTTGTAGCTCCAGGGTCAGAGACCTGGGTTCCTGGAGCCCCAAGGGCTGGGCTctgtccctgctgcttcctccctgcagtTCACTGGAGActgttctctgaagcagctggagttATCCTTGCAAAAGCTGAGCTCAGCCCACGCTGTACCAGCAGCCACAGAGAAATCCCTCTCACTAGCGTCTTTCACAcctaaagtcatcgcagagaaaacAAGGGGGATTTggctgcaaacctgttcctgcacccccagtgtgaataaaagggaaataagagatcccaaactcccctgttctgctccttggGGCTGGTTTGCTAGAGGGGACGGGCCAGGGAGACTCAGGGTCCAATGACTTGGACTAGGTCTCTCTCTCCAGAGGCCTCAGTGAGAGCAGTGAACCCCTAGGTAGAGCCCCCCTCACTTACCCTTGGCAGATAGGTCAGAGCCACTAGATCCTTGGTCGTTTGCTGTgcagaggaggcggagaagagagAGTATATTAGCGTCTCTCACAGGACAGGGTTTCAGCGTAGTTGTTAGATACGGGGACTCCTATCCAAAGGGAACAGTCATCACCTCACTCTTCCCAAGCAGTGAGCTGGGTGGTGCACAGATCAGTCtacagggcagctgcccaggatTTCCATTATTCACGTGCAAAAAACGTCACCACTGCAGGGGGACAGCACTGCTCTGTGCTCTTCATGCCTCGTCAGAACGGGAGCCCAGACTACTCAACATTCAACGGCTGGcaaagcaggagatgctgggctaAGGATACTCCTGCCAAACAACCTCAACTCCGCCTCCTTTGGGCTGTGCCCAGAGGGGTCCCTCACACAGACCACAGACGTCACCCTCCCCCTGCCAATGCACAGCAATTCCCGCCTTAATCAATGGCGCTGCACCAAACAGTGTGGACGGTATGAAGAGGAATGCAGATTTGGGGCGGTGCTGGGCACACAGACAAGGGCAAGTTTGGTTTGGCATGGTGCTGGTCTATTCCTTGTTCCTATTCCCAGACCCACTGGGGCAGAGTTTGAGTTGCGTGGGACGCATCATAATTAAGACCGTACCAAATTCACGGTCTGTTTTGGTCAATGTCAGTCACAGGATgtaaaaaattgtcattttcatcatttcagctatttaaatctgaaatttcacagtgttgtacctgtagggtcctgacccaaaaagcgGCTGGGGGGGCAGCAAGGTTATTGTCGATGGGTCacagcattgccacccttacgtctagggtgctgctgggggggcactgccttcagggctgggtgcctggccagcagacACCGttctctggctccccagctctgaaggcagcacaaaagtaagggtggcaattctgtgATCCCCTCCAATAACCTTgtaaaccccctcctccccccacaaccctcttctGGGTCTGGACCCCCAGTTAGAGAAATGCTgttctcccctgtgaaatctgtatagatttcatggtccgtgatgcgttttttatggctgtgaatttggccaTAATACCTCTGCATATCCTGGTTTGCCAACCTTTGACTTCTGGGAATTAAACACTCCCATTCTGAAAGGAcacagggagcccagggcagggctgagcacctgccaccttaACTCCCCATTAACAAAGCTCTTGCATGTGAATTTCTGTTCTTCTGGAATaacgaggaggagggagggaggaatgactgagggccagctgcaggaggaagggTGGTGCTCTGCGGAGGTTTTGTTGGCACTTCTCAAACCCCCTCCGTTACCTGCTGGAGGCACCCCGGAGAGGGTAAAGAGAGAGCTGGATGACTACCCCCTAGCAGGGCCCGGCAGATCTGTGCACTTTATACTGGCTCTTCATACCAGACTTTAGAGGGCCTCAGATGCAGTCGATAATTGATGTAAATATTTCCCATAGTTTTAGTCTTGATCCTGTTGGTAAAGCTAATTACAGGAGACAATTGAGGACGGGATTTGAACTTGTTATCATCGAGGTGACAGAGTGGTGctgatctgaagtcagtggaaagactcccattggcttcaaaggctttggatcaggcccagatttCACAAGCACCAAACCAACTTTCAGGTAAGTCAAAAGAAGTGTAACATTAAAAGCAGGTCAGACACCTTCAGGGTCACACTCAGccacacacagcacagctctAGGGGGATAATAATTCAACCCAAAACCACCATATACATTCCTGACTatcgccttgtctacactactaaaATTGGGACCCATGCCCGCAAGCCATGCAGTTCCACCagagagagcaggggtggagcaattGAGGAGATGGGGTTCAGGTGTTTTTAACCCTTGTATCATCTAGGACTTCCTCGGAGCAAGGTTAGAGAACATGTGTCTACAGCCACCCTACACTACTGAAGAAGACCTCTgctgggaaaacaacacagcagggcacagattatccaacaagttcttggaatgtattggagacaatttttctttcagaatgtggagaaagctattaggggagaggctgttctagatttggcTTTGAAAAATAgtgaggaactggttgagaatttgaaagtggaaggaagCTTGGGTgaatgtgatcatgaaatgacagaattcatgattctaaagaatggtaggagggaaaacaacacaataatgctcaaataaattggttagtctctaaggtgccacaagtactccttttctttttgcgaatacagactaacacggctgttcctctgaaacctgacaataaaataatggatttcaagaaggcagactttagcagctccctgagtttgctaaggtaagatcccatgggaagcaagtctaaggggaaaaacagttcaggaGAGTTGAAAAGTTCTCAAGGAGACATTATCAAGAGCACAAGTGCAAATTATTCCACTGCACAGGAAAGAAATGAAGGATGGCAAGAGACCacgctggcttaaccaggagatcttcaatgatctaaaaatcaaaagagaGTCCGACACAAAGTGGAAGCTAGATCAAACTACAAAGAAAAactgtaaacaaataacacaagtatgtagaggcaaaattagaaaggccaaggtgcataatgagatcaaactagctagagacataaaaggtaacaagaaaacattctacaaatacattagaagcaagaggaagactaaggacagggtaggcccattagtcaatgaggaaggaaagacaaaaacagaacatgtgaaaatgggaaaagggctaaatgatttttttgtttcagttttcacccaaaCGTGTCATAGCGATTGGATGTCTGACATAGTAAACACCAGTGAAATTGAGGtagaatctgaggctaaaatagggaaagaacaagttaaaaattatttagacaagttaaaggtcttcaagtcaccaaggcctgatgaagAGCATCCTAGAATAGTCAAGGAACTGagagaggagatatctgagtcaatagctctgaaaagtcatgaaagatgggagagaggactggaagaggtggttaagcactggaataaattgcctagagaggttgtggaatctccctcattggagggttttaagagcaggttactcagggatggtctagataatacctagtcctgccatgagtgcagggaacagaACGAGGtgtcctctcgaggtcccttccagtcctacgattctatggtaCTAGAGCAATAGTTGGAGATTTCCCTAAAatcctcagtgtagacaaggcctatgagtGGGAGCGAGGATCTCCTGTCAGTGCTTCCCGGATAAAATCCACAAGCAAATACTGATGGCCGTTCAGAGATAGCCACTTGAAAAGAGGCGATGGGTCTCTTGTCACTCACCCTGAGCTACAGCATAGccatctcccttcttccctgcagaGAGAAGGCAAATTTCAGTGAACGCAGCTCCCAAGGCAGGAACTGACTCTGATCTGTGTCCACAGCTCAGAAACCGGGCCCctggcccagcacagccccctggCGCTCAGTAATGGACTCAAGGTCCCAGGCGCTCACAATTGGCAGGAGAGAAAGACACAATGAGACAGTTTCCACAGACCTCGGTgcactgggtgctgagctctaTGGAAAACCTAGCCCCATATAAACTGTAACCCACACCCAGTTTCTGGGTCTggccctccagcagctcccattgggggtCATTAGCTCAGTCCTGCAATGGGGCAGTTACACCCTACTGACACAGGCTCCTGAACTGCTGTTGCCCTTAGGCGGGTGTGCAGGGCCCGGCAAGTCCAGAGAATCCCCCCATCCCAGGCTCTTTACCTGGGCGTTTCTTTTTCCAGACGACTACTACTCCGATTATAACACCAATCAGGACAACTGCAGTGATAACTCCAGCCACAGTGGGAATCAGGTTGTTATTTGGTTCTGAAATGGAATGGAGAGAATGATCAATGGGGAAACCCCCTTCCCCGACTAAAACCCCCTTTCATCCCACTGCAGGGATCAGTCAATCAGCTCCCCAGGTTAGGGCTGAGTCCTGCAGCCCTCCATCTCTTCCACTGAGCTCCATGCAGCCACCATGCACTACGCCCCACCGTAGAAAGTCCTGGACACAGCCTTTGCTACTTCAATTCATAACACTTAAAATAGAAGACTTTTGGAACATTCATCAATCCTCATAAACCTCTGTGTGGGGGACGATGGATGTCAGCATCATCCCTAAattggagggggggaaaagacttgctgaaggtcacacaacGAGTCACTGCaagagccaagaattgaacccaggagtcctggctcccagcccctaacCCCCCTTGACAACGCTGACTTTCATGACTAATGGAACTCCATTGTGTGATTCTGGTGACAAACTGGAAACTGACCTCAAAGCTCTGGATTTCCCTGCCAGGAATGGAGTTACAGACACAAAGCATGTTTtctgagggggcaggaagtgaagaggggaggatagaaatattttaatactgTTCTTGGTTTATATAAacctgttcaaacccaagttctCTATACATATTCAGCTGCACtaatcagtttctcctgttgTCTGAAAGATCCACATAataaaacagcaaaaagaaaaatatttcgaagagaataaggaaatgtgggttatgacacaaaaattggcaggggaCGTGGTAGCAGGATCGTGATGTGAAACCGTCTGCTGACGAGAGTCCCGGTGCAGGCTGCCCTCTCAGAAATCGTTTGcacttccaatttttccacatcccaaTTAACCAAGCAAAAAGATGGCTGGAAGGCAGCTCCATGGGTAAAAACTTCTTCTAAGACTTCCTTGTGCTAGGGGCACAGGAGACTCCCCCCCCGATGCAATCTAATCTCTAATCTGCCTCCTCGCTCCATTCCAAGGCCATACCTCCCTTCCAGCATCACTGCACACAGAAACAAGCTGTTTCCAAAATTAAACATCTACCTCTGGCCACATGGGCAAGGATGAAGGGCCCCCAGAGCTGTATTTCTGAGAATCTGCTGAAGTTGAGAacaggctggaagctgaagcaagacaaattctgACTGCAAATAAGGGGCAGATTTGAGCTTCCCCTGGGATGGGGTAAATTCTCCATCCCTTGGAGACTTTACATCTGGAATGGGCATCTCTTTCTGAAGGATCAGCTCTAGTTTGCCCACAGGCTACCAGGTTGGTCTCTGGTGTGATTCCCTGCACTGGGCtttgcaggagctcagactgcTCTCTTCCAGCCTTAATGTCTGATTACTAATCTTCTCCCTTCAGAGACACTGTATTGCTGAGATGTATCCAACAGCCCCAGAGGCAGCAAACTGGAGAGCAAGACATGAGCCCCAGGCACTGTGGGTCCCAACTCTAGCACAAGAACTTGACTGCAGAGGGACAGGGCCAAAGAGGACAGGGCCTCACAGACTCTGAGGAAATTCCAGCTTCAGCCTATAAATCCGAATGAGAATTTTTCGGGGTTTGAGTTTAATggattccccctctcccactAGGAAAACAGACAAACAGACAAACGCCTTACCCCAGGAGATAGAGAGTGGCTCTAACAGGCTTTCATGTTCCACGCGACATGAATAATGGGCTTTGATCTTGGGATCAATCTCCATTGTCACCCAGGTCTGGTAGGTCCCATCCCCACTGGGTAGGATGCCTTCAGAGTAGGTCTCCTGCTGTCTGCTCTCCCCATTTCTCAGCCAGGTCACGGTGATGTCCCGGGGGTAGAACCCACTGACCTTACAGGAGAGGGTGGTGAGGCCGTCATGAGATGACTTGTCGCTCACTCTAGCTGTTGGGCGCACTGGgaaaaagaagaaactgaagttaGTTATTTTCAAGCTCTAATCCAGGCAGCCTTTGCTGGAGCTTTGCAGCATGAAATTCTGAGACCCCAGGAGTGGGAGAGGACGAAAGTCCATGAGACGGAATCCCTCTGA
This window contains:
- the LOC142068410 gene encoding class I histocompatibility antigen, F10 alpha chain-like; this translates as MERGPPVGFHVIQTIYGCDLREDNTTWGFYQDSYDGRDFLTFDKETVTWVAADIGAQISKRRWDAEVLDNQRWKRYLEEKCIPWLRSSLEYGKETLQRKVRPTARVSDKSSHDGLTTLSCKVSGFYPRDITVTWLRNGESRQQETYSEGILPSGDGTYQTWVTMEIDPKIKAHYSCRVEHESLLEPLSISWEPNNNLIPTVAGVITAVVLIGVIIGVVVVWKKKRPGKKGDGYAVAQANDQGSSGSDLSAKA